One Engystomops pustulosus chromosome 11, aEngPut4.maternal, whole genome shotgun sequence DNA window includes the following coding sequences:
- the BAG3 gene encoding BAG family molecular chaperone regulator 3: protein MKSHLSPAEPLPPGWEMKLDPHTGWPFYVDHNNRTTTWSDPRAPDKVTFSNGPTTEGPKCGNCYYPQLRPGYIPIPIQHEGVENRQQPPFLHVHQPGMQRVKCEPSMPKRPQSPSLGPNRPQSPAWSPSESPPSDKAGGQTLRGSSQGQSPPPSDQSSVWQGPGRQGHQLPRGYIPIPVIHEGNVPRQPQKTLNPQSEGPPHQPVFHRIQDERDSRQSPRTVSSRESSPARRTPTPTAPVRVQIPIQRVSPPRSHQEVDSSSVASVLPQKTSSPNVPIHVSFTSTAPGQDSDMNSAPAKATPTSSSHSAQTSPPSPEDQQTRIVEDNLKSSAQKSGNEEQPCAHPSEDSVVPDTGAPTIEAAQPQNKHPGVLQIERILHHVEGLQEAVNNFQGNKNEKKYLMLEEYLTKELLALDSVDPEGRADVRQARRDGVRKVQNILETLEQKASVKSANSQELMDLGGKMEESQGEAVQPESPQQGTSPAQEGSGSATGGGQ, encoded by the exons ATGAAGAGTCATCTGAGCCCCGCAGAGCCGCTGCCGCCCGGCTGGGAGATGAAGCTGGACCCGCACACTGGCTGGCCCTTCTACGTGGATCACAACAACCGGACCACGACGTGGAGCGACCCCCGGGCCCCGGATAAG GTGACATTTTCCAATGGTCCGACCACGGAGGGTCCGAAATGTGGGAATTGCTACTACCCGCAGCTCCGTCCTGGTTACATCCCGATTCCCATACAGCATGAGGGCGTAGAAAACAGGCAACAGCCTCCCTTCCTCCATGTTCATCAGCCAGGAATGCAAAGGGTTAAATGTGAGCCCTCCATGCCGAAGAGGCCGCAGTCTCCTTCACTGGGCCCAAACCGACCTCAGTCTCCAGCCTGGAGCCCATCGGAATCTCCTCCGTCAGATAAAGCGGGAGGACAGACGTTACGTGGATCATCACAAGGACAATCG CCTCCTCCATCGGATCAGTCTTCTGTCTGGCAGGGTCCCGGTAGACAAGGCCACCAGCTGCCGCGGGGCTATATTCCCATACCTGTCATCCATGAAGGGAATGTCCCACGGCAGCCACAGAAGACCCTGAATCCGCAGTCAGAGGGCCCCCCGCACCAGCCAGTTTTCCACAGGATTCAGGATGAAAGAGATTCAAGGCAATCACCGAGGACAGTGTCTAGTCGGGAGAGTTCACCGGCAAGAAGGACTCCGACCCCCACTGCTCCCGTCAGAGTGCAG ATTCCAATACAACGGGTGTCTCCACCTAGAAGTCATCAGGAGGTGGACTCGAGTTCTGTAGCTTCTGTCCTCCCTCAGAAGACCTCTTCCCCAAATGTTCCAATTCATGTCAGTTTTACATCAACCGCTCCGGGACAGGATAGTGACATGAACTCTGCTCCGGCCAAAGCCACCCCTACAAGCAGCAGCCACTCGGCTCAGACAAGTCCACCAAGTCCTGAAGACCAGCAGACCAGAATTGTAGAAGACAACTTGAAATCCTCTGCCCAGAAATCGGGAAATGAAGAGCAGCCATGTGCACATCCATCGGAGGACAGTGTTGTCCCAGATACCGGGGCTCCCACCATTGAAGCGGCTCAGCCCCAAAATAAGCACCCTGGGGTCCTGCAGATAGAGAGAATTCTTCATCACGTTGAGGGCCTACAAGAAGCCGTCAACAACTTCCAAGGAAACAAGAATGAAAAGAAGTATTTGATGTTGGAGGAGTATCTGACTAAGGAGCTTCTAGCCCTAGATTCAGTAGACCCTGAAGGCCGTGCAGATGTGCGACAGGCTAGAAGAGATGGGGTCAGAAAAGTCCAGAACATTCTAGAGACTTTGGAACAAAAAGCTTCAGTAAAGTCGGCAAACTCCCAAGAACTAATGGATTTGGGTGGCAAAATGGAAGAAAGCCAAGGAGAAGCGGTGCAGCCAGAGAGCCCCCAGCAGGGGACGTCCCCAGCCCAGGAAGGCTCCGGCTCGGCCACTGGTGGAGGACAGTAG